CGGTGATGTTTGAGGTCCGTTTTCCATCATTCCATTAGGGCCGTGGCAGGCATTATACATATCTTTCAGTGTGTCATCATTTGTACCCGGATGCATCTTTTTCATATACGGAAGCATGTCTTCAAAGGCCCATCCATTTGGGGAAGAAGGAACCACAGGTTTTTCTGCCGCCAGAACTGCCCCAATACCGAGCATGGAAGTAAGAACAGCGGTGAGTCCGATTATGGTTAGCTTTCTCATCGTATAGTCCTCCTTTCTTCTTTCATCTTTAGGATAAACGAGAAGGGTGAAGAAAGTATGGAGGAAACATGGCTAAATAATGAATGGATGGAACTTTTTTTGAAAAATTTCAAACCGTTTGTCTAGTTTTCTCGTTACTTATAGTGACGCAGGTAAAAATTCGGAAAAAGGAAGGGGAAGACATGAAAAAAACGGTTTATGCTGCTGGACTGCTGCTTCTGGTGCTGGTTATGGTGGGATTTTCGGCTGCTGCGGATTCAAGACAGGCGCGTATCGTACAACACGATAATCAGGTTGTGAATGTGTACGGCCCGGGCGGACCTTTGGGACCGATAAAAGAGCTGGCAGAGCGATTTACAAAGGAAACGGGCATCCGCGTCAATGTAACGGCTGGTCCAGAAGCGAAGTGGATTGATCAGGCCAAACGGGATGCGGACATCATTTATGGAGGATCTGAATATATGCTCCGTACCTTTATGCTCGATCATCCCGAAATGATTGATGAGAAAACACGTACAGAGTTATATCCGAGAGCGGCAGGCATTTTAGTCAGAAAGGGAAATCCAAAGAACATTCAGTCCTTAGAGGATTTGACGAAAAATGGAGTGGCCATCATTGATGTAAATGGAGCAGGCCAACTTGGGCTATGGGAAGATATGGCGGGAAGAAAAGGGCTGATTTCTGGCATTGACAAAAACATTGCTATGTCAGTGAAAACAAGTGCAGAAGCAATTGAACTCTGGAAGTCTAGTTCAAAGTACGATGCCTGGATTACATATGAATCCTGGCACTATCGGCTGCAGGACGTGACAGATCTAGTTAAGCTTCCTGAGGAAGACAAACTATACCGTGGAACGCCGATTAGTATGACAAACAATTCTCGCAATAAAAAAGCTGCCAAAATGTTTATTGATTATGTAAAAACAGAAGAGTCGCATCAAATTTTTCAAAAATGGGGTTGGAAATAAAACGGAAGAGTATCAGGAACTTTCACACTGGTGATCGTTCCTTTTCTTCTGTTTCGGTATAAAATCGAATCAATGAAGTAAGAAACCAATGATGAGGAGTGCAGGTGCGATTGAAGAAAAAACATGATGAAGAGTTAATGAGATTAGTAAATAAAAAGTATCGTCCTGCCTTAGAA
This is a stretch of genomic DNA from Aneurinibacillus sp. REN35. It encodes these proteins:
- a CDS encoding extracellular solute-binding protein encodes the protein MKKTVYAAGLLLLVLVMVGFSAAADSRQARIVQHDNQVVNVYGPGGPLGPIKELAERFTKETGIRVNVTAGPEAKWIDQAKRDADIIYGGSEYMLRTFMLDHPEMIDEKTRTELYPRAAGILVRKGNPKNIQSLEDLTKNGVAIIDVNGAGQLGLWEDMAGRKGLISGIDKNIAMSVKTSAEAIELWKSSSKYDAWITYESWHYRLQDVTDLVKLPEEDKLYRGTPISMTNNSRNKKAAKMFIDYVKTEESHQIFQKWGWK